One Pseudomonas brassicacearum genomic region harbors:
- a CDS encoding error-prone DNA polymerase: MNVEYAELHCLSNFSFQRGASSALELCRRAKEQGYQALAITDECTLAGIVRAWQAAKELDLQLIVGSEIQVENGPKLVLLVENLEGYQALCRLITRARRRSEKGCYRIVREDFDEPLPGLLVLWVPDGKAPEEQGRWLQSMFAGRLWLTVQLHCGQDDRRRLADVLALAERLNLPAVASGDVHMHVRGRRALQDTMTAIRHHVTVAEAGQRLHPNGERHLRSFQALADLYPRALLDETLNIARRCTFDLDQLRYQYPRELVPEGHDPASWLRELTERGMRERWKEGVEDEIRVQIDKELTLIAELGYDSYFLTVQDIVSFARSQHILCQGRGSAANSAVCYALGITEIDPSRTKMLFERFLSRERNEPPDIDVDFEHERREEVLQYVFRRYGRHRAALTAVVSSYHGAGAVRDVAKALGLPPDQVNALADCCGRWSDEAPPVERLREGGFDPDSPVLRRVLGLTRQLIGFPRHLSQHPGGFVISEQPLDTLVPVENAAMAERTIIQWDKDDLDAVGLLKVDILALGMLSAIRRCFDLIEQYRGARYTLASLPKEDPATYEMITRADTIGVFQIESRAQMAMLPRLKPETFYDLVIEVAIVRPGPIQGGMVHPYLKRKNKEEVVTYPSEALEKVLKRTLGVPLFQEQVMQIAIVAADYTPGEADQLRRSMAAWKRHGGLEPHRERLAAGMKKNGYTPEFAAQIFEQIKGFGNYGFPESHAASFALLTYASSWLKCHEPAAFACALINSWPMGFYSPDQILQDARRHQLQILAVDVRASDWDCSLEPIEGRQPALRMGLRMVKGFREEDARRIEMARRQRTFSDVADLGERAQLDARAQAQLADAGALQGLAGDRHRARWAVAGVQKQLGLFAGLPSQEEVPVALPKPTVGENLFADYAMLGTTLGPHPLALLRSELRARRCRSSRELQAVEHGRNVSVAGLVTGRQRPGTASGVTFVTLEDEFGNLNVVVWRDLAERQRKVLVGSQLLRVDGRWESVGEVRHLIAGRLSDLSELLAGIQVHSRDFR; this comes from the coding sequence TGCAACTGATCGTCGGCAGCGAAATCCAGGTCGAGAACGGTCCAAAGTTGGTGTTGCTGGTGGAGAACCTGGAAGGCTATCAAGCCTTGTGCCGGCTGATCACCCGTGCCCGGCGTCGCAGCGAGAAGGGCTGCTATCGCATCGTGCGGGAGGACTTCGACGAGCCCCTGCCGGGATTGCTGGTGCTGTGGGTGCCCGATGGTAAAGCCCCCGAAGAACAGGGCCGCTGGCTCCAGTCGATGTTTGCCGGGCGCCTATGGCTGACGGTCCAGTTGCATTGCGGACAGGACGACCGACGTCGGCTGGCGGATGTGCTGGCGTTGGCGGAGCGTTTGAACCTTCCGGCCGTGGCCAGTGGCGATGTGCACATGCACGTGCGTGGTCGTCGCGCTTTGCAGGACACCATGACCGCCATTCGCCACCACGTCACGGTGGCCGAGGCTGGCCAGCGCCTGCACCCTAACGGCGAGCGCCATCTGCGCAGCTTCCAGGCCCTGGCGGATCTCTATCCCCGTGCTTTGCTCGACGAGACGCTGAACATTGCCCGGCGCTGTACCTTCGACCTCGACCAACTGCGTTATCAATACCCGCGTGAGCTGGTGCCCGAGGGCCATGATCCGGCGTCCTGGTTGCGGGAACTGACCGAGCGGGGCATGCGCGAGCGCTGGAAAGAGGGCGTGGAAGATGAGATCCGGGTGCAGATCGACAAGGAGCTGACCCTGATCGCCGAATTGGGCTACGACAGTTATTTCCTCACCGTACAGGACATTGTCAGCTTTGCCCGCAGCCAGCACATCCTCTGCCAGGGACGCGGTTCGGCAGCCAACTCGGCGGTGTGCTACGCCCTGGGCATCACTGAAATCGACCCCAGTCGCACCAAGATGTTATTCGAACGATTCCTGTCCCGGGAGCGCAACGAACCGCCGGACATCGACGTCGATTTCGAACACGAACGGCGCGAGGAAGTCCTGCAGTACGTGTTCCGGCGCTATGGCCGCCATCGCGCGGCGTTGACGGCGGTGGTCAGCAGTTACCACGGTGCCGGGGCGGTGCGCGACGTCGCCAAGGCCCTGGGCCTGCCACCGGACCAGGTCAATGCATTGGCCGACTGCTGTGGGCGCTGGAGCGATGAAGCACCGCCAGTGGAGCGTTTGCGCGAAGGTGGCTTCGACCCGGACAGCCCGGTGTTGCGACGGGTGCTGGGCCTGACCCGACAACTGATCGGCTTCCCCCGGCATTTGTCCCAGCACCCAGGCGGTTTCGTGATTTCCGAACAGCCCCTGGACACCCTGGTACCGGTGGAAAACGCCGCCATGGCTGAGCGCACGATCATCCAGTGGGACAAGGATGACCTGGACGCGGTCGGGCTGTTAAAGGTCGATATCCTGGCCCTGGGCATGCTCAGTGCGATTCGTCGTTGTTTCGATTTGATCGAGCAGTATCGAGGCGCGCGCTACACCCTGGCGTCGTTGCCCAAGGAAGATCCGGCCACCTATGAAATGATCACTCGCGCCGACACCATCGGTGTGTTCCAGATCGAGTCACGGGCGCAGATGGCGATGTTGCCCCGACTGAAACCCGAGACCTTCTACGACTTGGTCATCGAAGTAGCGATCGTGCGGCCAGGACCGATCCAGGGAGGGATGGTGCACCCCTATTTGAAGCGCAAAAACAAGGAAGAGGTGGTGACTTACCCCTCTGAAGCGTTGGAAAAAGTGCTCAAACGCACCTTGGGCGTTCCTTTGTTTCAAGAGCAGGTCATGCAGATCGCCATCGTCGCGGCCGATTACACCCCCGGCGAAGCCGACCAGTTGCGTCGTTCCATGGCCGCCTGGAAACGTCACGGAGGGTTGGAACCCCATCGGGAACGCCTGGCAGCGGGGATGAAGAAAAACGGCTACACCCCCGAATTTGCCGCGCAGATATTCGAACAGATCAAAGGCTTCGGCAACTACGGTTTTCCCGAATCCCACGCCGCCAGTTTTGCCTTGCTGACCTACGCCAGCAGTTGGCTCAAATGCCACGAACCGGCAGCGTTCGCCTGTGCCCTGATCAACAGTTGGCCCATGGGTTTCTACAGCCCGGACCAGATCCTCCAGGATGCCCGCCGACATCAATTGCAGATCCTTGCGGTGGACGTGCGCGCCAGTGATTGGGATTGCAGTCTCGAGCCCATTGAAGGCCGACAACCGGCGCTTCGCATGGGCTTGCGCATGGTCAAAGGCTTTCGCGAAGAGGATGCCCGCCGTATCGAAATGGCCCGTCGGCAGCGGACCTTCAGTGACGTGGCCGACCTGGGCGAGCGCGCGCAACTCGATGCCCGGGCCCAGGCGCAACTGGCTGATGCCGGTGCCTTGCAGGGCTTGGCCGGTGATCGTCACCGTGCCCGCTGGGCAGTGGCCGGGGTGCAGAAACAACTGGGCTTGTTCGCCGGTTTGCCCAGCCAGGAGGAAGTGCCTGTGGCCTTGCCAAAACCTACGGTGGGGGAAAACCTGTTTGCTGATTACGCCATGCTTGGCACGACACTGGGGCCCCATCCGCTGGCCCTGCTGCGCTCCGAACTGCGCGCCCGACGCTGCCGCAGCTCACGGGAATTGCAGGCGGTGGAACATGGTCGCAACGTCAGCGTCGCCGGGTTGGTCACCGGCCGCCAACGCCCGGGCACGGCCAGCGGTGTGACCTTCGTCACCCTGGAAGATGAATTCGGCAACCTCAACGTGGTGGTCTGGCGCGACCTGGCCGAGCGCCAACGCAAGGTTCTGGTGGGTTCGCAATTACTCAGGGTCGACGGGCGTTGGGAAAGCGTCGGCGAGGTCCGCCACCTGATCGCCGGGCGCTTGAGTGATTTGAGCGAATTGCTGGCGGGTATCCAGGTGCATAGCCGCGATTTTCGCTGA